In a genomic window of Oncorhynchus keta strain PuntledgeMale-10-30-2019 chromosome 28, Oket_V2, whole genome shotgun sequence:
- the LOC118361398 gene encoding peroxisome proliferator-activated receptor gamma — protein sequence MDNKMNSFDMETLSTLDYPYLPSLEYSHNSPHHHSHNSPHHHSHNSPHHHSHNSPHHHSHNSPHHHSHNSPHHHSHNSPHHHSHNSPHHHSHNSPHHHSHNSPHHHSHNSPHHHSHNSPHHHSHNIPHHHSPDRSHSFNHSPDRSHSCNHSPDRSHSFNHSPDRSHSFNHSPDRSQSFNHSPDRSQSFSHSPDRSQSFSHSPDRSQSFNHSPDRSLSCNHSPDRNHSINHSPDRSHSYNYTYSVYQHASSPLNIDCRVCGDTASGFHYGVHACEGCKGFFRRTVRLKLVYDLCELHCRIHKKSRNKCQYCRFQKCLLVGMSHDAIRFGRMPQVEREKLQAEFMDVDPRNPESADLRALSRQLCLSYHRHFPLTKSKAKAILSGKTHGNSPFVIHDMKSLTAGQYFINCRQLPVLERQRSVLPPEEPAGELELSVFRRIQIRSAEAVQEVTEFAKSIPGFTELDMNDQVILLKYGVIEVMTTMLAPLMNKDGTLFAYGQIFMTREFLKSLRKPFCEMMEPKFEFAVKFNVLELDDSDMALFFAVIILSGDRPGLVNVKPIEDLQETVLQALELQLKTIHPDCPQLFAKLLQKMTDLRQLVANHVRLIHLLKKQELEVCLHPLLREIMRDLY from the exons ATGGACAACAAGATGAATAGTTTTGACATGGAGACACTGTCGACGCTGGACTACCCTTATCTCCCTTCTCTAGAGTACAGCCACAACAGTCCCCACCACCACAGCCACAACAGTCCCCACCACCACAGCCACAACAGTCCCCACCACCACAGCCACAACAGTCCCCACCACCACAGCCACAACAGTCCCCACCACCACAGCCACAACAGTCCCCACCACCACAGCCACAACAGTCCCCACCACCACAGCCACAACAGTCCCCACCACCACAGCCACAACAGTCCCCACCACCACAGCCACAACAGTCCCCACCACCACAGCCACAACAGTCCCCACCACCACAGCCACAACAGTCCCCACCACCACAGCCACAACATTCCCCACCACCACAgcccagacagaagccactcattTAACCACAgcccagacagaagccactcatgTAACCACAgcccagacagaagccactcattTAACCACAgcccagacagaagccactcattTAACCACAGCCCAGACAGAAGCCAATCATTTAACCACAGTCCAGACAGAAGCCAATCATTTAGCCACAGTCCAGACAGAAGCCAATCATTTAGCCACAGTCCAGACAGAAGCCAATCATTTAACCACAGCCCAGACAGAAGCCTCTCATGTAACCACAGCCCAGACAGAAACCACTCAATCAACCACAgcccagacagaagccactcatacaactacacatacagcgtGTATCAAC ACGCCAGCTCTCCGCTCAATATTGACTGTAGAGTGTGTGGGGACACGGCCTCAGGCTTCCACTATGGTGTCCATGCCTGTGAGGGCTGCAAG gGGTTCTTTCGCAGAACCGTGCGGTTAAAACTGGTGTATGACCTCTGTGAGCTGCACTGTCGGATTCACAAGAAGAGCCGGAATAAGTGCCAGTACTGTCGCTTTCAGAAATGTCTGCTTGTGGGCATGTCACACGATG CCATCCGCTTCGGCCGGATGCcccaggtggagagagagaagctgcaGGCTGAGTTTATGGATGTGGACCCCAGGAACCCAGAGTCAGCGGACCTGAGAGCCCTGTCCAGACAGCTGTGCTTGTCCTACCACAGACACTTTCCCCTGACCAAGAGCAAGGCCAAGGCCATCCTCTCTGGAAAGACCCACGGAAACTCA CCGTTTGTCATCCATGACATGAAGTCTCTGACGGCGGGTCAGTACTTTATAAACTGTAGACAGCTCCCAGTACTGGAGCGCCAGAGGTCCGTCCTGCCCCCTGAGGAGCCTGCTGGGGAGCTGGAGCTCTCCGTCTTCCGCCGCATCCAGATCCGCTCCGCCGAGGCCGTACAAGAGGTCACAGAGTTCGCCAAGAGCATCCCTGGGTTCACAGAGCTGGACATGAACGACCAGGTGATCCTGCTGAAGTACGGGGTCATCGAGGTCATGACGACCATGCTGGCGCCGCTCATGAACAAGGACGGCACACTGTTTGCCTATGGACAGATCTTCATGACCCGAGAGTTCCTCAAGAGCCTGAGGAAGCCCTTCTGTGAGATGATGGAGCCCAAGTTTGAGTTTGCGGTAAAGTTCAACGTGCTGGAGCTGGACGATAGTGATATGGCGCTCTTCTTCGCCGTCATCATCCTCAGTGGAG ACCGCCCAGGCCTGGTGAACGTGAAGCCCATTGAGGACCTCCAGGAGACAGTGCTGCAGGCCCTGGAGCTGCAGTTGAAGACCATCCACCCAGACTGCCCCCAGCTGTTCGCCAAGCTACTGCAGAAGATGACCGACCTGCGGCAGCTGGTGGCCAACCACGTCCGCCTCATCCACCTGCTCAAGAAGCAGGAGCTGGAGGTGTGTCTGCATCCCCTACTGCGGGAGATCATGAGAGACCTGTACTAA